In one Deinococcus carri genomic region, the following are encoded:
- a CDS encoding alpha-amylase family protein, with product MTPPDPLRPQAAREAPRLPWWREAVFYQVNVRTFQDSNGDGVGDFPGLTARLPYLAGLGVDALWLQPFYPSPRRDDGYDVADYRDVHPEYGTLDDLRAFLQEAHRLGLRVVADLVLNHTSDQHPWFQAARQGPENPFFPWYVWSETGQEYAGARRLLGGAETSNWAWDGQAGKYYWHRFFAHQPDLNYDHPPVRETMLDVVRFWLDLGLDGFRVDAVPFLYEREGTGCENLPQTHAYIARLRTLLEREYPDRVLIAEANQRPQNLLAYFGGPGAEEFQMCFNFPLAAQLFVALARGDARPLRALLEQLPTPPCGGGWANFLRNHDELNLRMVDPADVQVLHAHYGADPRAALYGGLRRRLAPLLGHDPRRLALAQMLLLALPGTPFLYYGDEIGLGDDLSLPDRFGLRTPMAWSAAAGAGFSPAGTLTLPLAPGWPQVNVERQEQDPASLLHRVRAFLHLRRRHPALRTGETRFLDTAAPGLLAFERTAGEEQVLMLVNLGHVESAFELPAPRLDLDRGGWLEGHVTVPAGEVLTLGTMP from the coding sequence ATGACTCCCCCCGACCCCCTGAGGCCGCAGGCAGCCCGCGAGGCCCCGCGCCTGCCCTGGTGGCGGGAGGCCGTCTTCTATCAGGTCAACGTCCGCACCTTTCAGGACAGCAACGGCGACGGCGTGGGCGATTTCCCCGGCCTCACGGCGCGGCTGCCCTACCTGGCCGGGCTGGGGGTGGACGCGCTGTGGCTCCAGCCCTTCTACCCCAGCCCCCGCCGCGACGACGGCTACGACGTGGCCGACTACCGGGACGTTCACCCCGAGTACGGGACGCTGGACGACCTGCGCGCCTTCCTGCAAGAGGCGCACCGCCTGGGCCTGCGCGTGGTGGCCGACCTGGTGCTGAACCACACCAGCGACCAACACCCCTGGTTTCAGGCCGCGCGGCAGGGGCCGGAGAATCCCTTCTTTCCCTGGTATGTCTGGAGCGAGACGGGGCAGGAGTACGCCGGGGCGCGGCGGCTGCTGGGCGGGGCCGAGACGAGCAACTGGGCCTGGGACGGGCAGGCCGGGAAGTATTACTGGCACCGCTTCTTTGCCCACCAGCCCGACCTCAACTACGACCACCCGCCCGTGCGGGAGACCATGCTGGACGTGGTGCGCTTCTGGCTGGACCTGGGCCTGGACGGCTTCCGGGTGGACGCGGTGCCCTTCCTGTACGAGCGCGAGGGCACTGGCTGCGAGAACCTGCCCCAGACGCACGCCTACATCGCCCGGCTGCGCACCCTGCTGGAGCGGGAGTACCCGGACCGCGTGCTGATTGCGGAGGCCAACCAGCGCCCGCAGAACCTCCTGGCCTACTTCGGCGGGCCGGGGGCAGAAGAGTTCCAGATGTGCTTCAACTTTCCGCTGGCGGCGCAGCTTTTCGTGGCGCTGGCCCGCGGCGACGCCCGCCCGCTGCGTGCGCTGCTGGAGCAGCTTCCCACGCCGCCCTGCGGGGGAGGCTGGGCCAACTTCCTGCGCAACCACGACGAGCTGAACCTGCGGATGGTGGACCCCGCGGACGTGCAGGTTCTCCACGCCCACTACGGCGCGGACCCGCGGGCGGCCCTGTACGGGGGCCTACGCCGCCGCCTGGCCCCCCTGCTGGGCCATGACCCCCGGCGGCTGGCCCTGGCCCAGATGCTGCTGCTGGCCCTGCCGGGAACCCCCTTTCTCTACTACGGCGACGAGATCGGCCTGGGCGACGACCTCTCGCTGCCCGACCGCTTCGGCCTGCGCACGCCGATGGCCTGGAGCGCGGCGGCCGGGGCGGGCTTCTCGCCGGCCGGAACGCTGACCCTGCCCCTGGCCCCCGGCTGGCCGCAGGTGAATGTCGAGCGGCAGGAGCAGGACCCGGCCAGCCTGCTGCATCGGGTGCGCGCCTTTTTGCACCTGCGCCGCCGTCATCCCGCCCTGCGGACGGGGGAGACGCGCTTCCTGGACACGGCGGCCCCTGGCCTCCTGGCCTTCGAGCGCACGGCCGGGGAAGAGCAGGTGCTGATGCTCGTCAACCTGGGGCACGTGGAATCGGCCTTCGAGTTGCCCGCCCCCCGGCTCGATCTGGACCGGGGTGGATGGCTTGAGGGCCATGTCACTGTTCCTGCGGGCGAGGTGCTGACCCTGGGGACGATGCCCTGA
- the nagA gene encoding N-acetylglucosamine-6-phosphate deacetylase, translated as MPPSSLAESARHTLRGQLVLPGGVVSGEVSFGPTLEAVTPRPEAPADVFILPGFVDTHVHGGGGGDTMDGPAGVRTLARLHARHGTTTLLPTTITHPWDRVLAALAGVREVMDAGGVAGGADIAGAHLEGPFISPGRLGAQPPNTVLPTPDLVAEVLATGVVRAVTLAPELPGATGAALTFAQAGVRVGIGHTRADAETVTALLGAVHAVGGRSCATHLFNAMGGIEGRDPGPPGALLADPHAYQEVILDLIHVHPTSFRLAHAAAPGRVVLVTDAMRAAGLGDGPSELGGQPVTVQDGRATLENGSLAGSVLTLDVALRNAVQSGVPLPEASRMLSAAPAASLGLTDRGRLEAGLRADLTVLDRELNVLQVYVAGLPVLEDPS; from the coding sequence ATGCCGCCCTCTTCTCTTGCAGAAAGCGCCCGCCATACGCTGCGCGGGCAACTGGTGCTGCCAGGAGGTGTGGTGTCCGGCGAAGTCTCTTTCGGCCCCACGCTGGAGGCGGTCACGCCCCGGCCGGAAGCCCCGGCGGACGTGTTCATCCTCCCCGGCTTCGTGGACACCCATGTCCACGGCGGCGGCGGCGGCGACACGATGGATGGCCCGGCAGGCGTCCGCACCCTGGCCCGCCTGCACGCCCGGCACGGCACCACCACCCTGCTCCCCACCACCATCACCCACCCCTGGGACCGGGTGCTGGCGGCCCTGGCCGGGGTGCGCGAGGTGATGGACGCGGGCGGCGTGGCAGGCGGGGCCGACATCGCCGGTGCCCATCTGGAAGGCCCCTTCATCAGCCCCGGGCGGCTGGGCGCGCAGCCACCGAACACCGTGCTGCCCACCCCGGACCTGGTGGCCGAGGTGCTGGCGACGGGTGTGGTGCGGGCCGTGACCCTCGCACCGGAACTGCCGGGGGCCACCGGAGCGGCGCTGACCTTCGCCCAGGCAGGCGTGCGCGTCGGCATCGGGCACACGCGGGCCGACGCCGAGACGGTGACGGCGCTGCTGGGGGCGGTTCATGCAGTGGGCGGGCGAAGCTGCGCCACCCACCTCTTCAACGCGATGGGGGGCATCGAGGGCCGCGACCCCGGTCCCCCCGGCGCGCTGCTGGCCGACCCGCACGCCTATCAGGAAGTGATTCTGGACCTGATTCACGTCCACCCCACCAGCTTCCGGCTCGCCCACGCCGCTGCTCCGGGCCGGGTGGTCCTGGTGACCGACGCGATGCGCGCCGCCGGGCTGGGCGACGGTCCCAGCGAACTCGGCGGGCAGCCCGTGACCGTGCAGGACGGCCGGGCCACCCTGGAAAACGGCTCGCTGGCGGGCAGTGTCCTCACGCTGGACGTGGCCCTACGGAACGCGGTGCAGTCGGGCGTGCCCCTGCCCGAAGCCAGCCGGATGCTGAGTGCCGCCCCCGCCGCCTCCCTGGGCCTGACCGACCGGGGCCGCCTGGAAGCGGGCCTGCGCGCCGACCTCACCGTGCTGGACCGCGAACTGAACGTCTTGCAGGTGTACGTGGCCGGACTGCCTGTGCTGGAGGACCCTTCATGA
- a CDS encoding universal stress protein — MSVPASPVPLYRRILVATGGAPHSERAVERAVALAQHFGAALDIVAVVPLASNAFVNMASGLPGSETLEAQAVQDARQVREEHLRRTGEQARQQGLEVGEYLIQAAKPAEAILEVARLTGADLIVLGRRHTTALSAALAGSTGDAVSHAAGIDVLIAR; from the coding sequence ATGTCGGTTCCCGCATCCCCAGTTCCGCTGTACCGCCGGATTCTCGTCGCCACGGGGGGCGCACCTCATTCCGAGCGGGCCGTCGAGCGGGCCGTGGCGCTCGCGCAGCACTTCGGCGCGGCGCTCGACATCGTGGCGGTGGTGCCCCTGGCGAGCAATGCGTTCGTCAACATGGCCTCGGGCCTGCCCGGCAGCGAGACGCTGGAGGCCCAGGCCGTGCAGGACGCCCGCCAGGTCCGGGAAGAACACCTGCGCCGCACCGGGGAGCAGGCACGGCAGCAGGGGCTGGAGGTGGGCGAGTACCTGATTCAGGCCGCCAAGCCCGCCGAGGCCATTCTGGAAGTCGCGCGCCTCACCGGGGCCGACCTGATCGTGCTGGGGCGGCGGCACACCACGGCCCTCAGCGCGGCCCTGGCCGGCAGCACGGGCGACGCGGTGAGCCACGCCGCCGGTATCGACGTGCTGATCGCCCGCTGA
- a CDS encoding YhgE/Pip domain-containing protein: MTEPTLPAPLPTRRRGFLADYRTLTPSERKIWRAPLMWAAAFLILFIPVLYVSIYLASVWDPYGNLNQLPVAFVNADAGTTYRGKSYNLGRDLSQDLRDDPPVKLVPYPSEAAAQAAVRRGDAYFALTIPRDFSQKAIAGSSSEHGQLHLYSAQGTSYFASRVGSTVAGNIAGRLNEKLGSNRWEVVQSSLADVQRGFRDIREATGKLRDGAARLEDGSGTLEQGATQLASGTARASRGAQQLQEGASKLSGGVTGLTGGVTQLSGGLRKLEAAAPGQAQLQPLVNGAAQVAQGSTRLAGGLKQLQGGAGQLSSGAASLGTGAAQVNTGTRQLAGQLPQLATGLGQLRTGAQQLSAGAAEVGKGGTQLQAGAKQLATQLPALQQGLGQLQTGAGQLAAGAADANAGAQRLKAGAGQLGGQLPQLSNGLGQLAGGADRLSAGAADLGQGVTQVGTGAQALAKQLPQLQQGVTQAQTGAGSVNAGAQRLAQGAGQLAASVEKNPLAPAELRQGTQELAAGAAQLQTGTQSLSQGLTQLQAGSAAASQGAGQLAAGTGKLAAGATHLQSGAATLAQNARKAQQGAQGAVTGAEQLATGAAQLAAGTQKLQAGAQQLAGRLGEAASGSTAAVKGAGQLAAGAGQLATGAQRLQSGAATLAQKTGEAAAGAQKATAGTAQLAAGTQKLQQGAAQLRTGAATLAQRTGEAAAGAQTLATGAQSLQQGVQKAVQGSVQVKSALGTITGKLPAQQDLDRLSSGARTLATSSGDLAKGVGQLQTGAQQLQAGAGDLHSGAAGLRDGLDQLYRRVPARTEQLGGDPEGLSASVQVAETHTASVPNNGSAFAPYFVTLALWVGGTLTTFIFPYLLLPESGRGTGQLARVLRKFTVPAFYVVAQALIVVLGLHLLGVTYLHPGLVVLTATLASLTFMMLILALNLLLGAAGRLLALVLLVVQLAASGGSFPVELSSGFFRSIHAVIPATDAVNALRSAMFGSYEGQYGVFIGRMGLVALVSFGVALLSRRRWQFTPDEKFRSPIITDVG, from the coding sequence ACCGACCCTCCCTGCTCCTCTGCCCACCCGCCGCCGCGGCTTTCTCGCGGATTACCGGACGCTCACGCCCAGCGAGCGGAAAATCTGGCGCGCCCCGCTGATGTGGGCGGCGGCCTTCCTGATCCTGTTCATTCCGGTGCTGTACGTGAGCATCTACCTCGCCAGCGTGTGGGACCCCTACGGCAACCTGAACCAGTTGCCGGTCGCCTTCGTGAACGCCGACGCGGGAACGACCTACCGCGGCAAGAGCTACAACCTGGGCCGCGACCTCAGCCAGGATCTGCGCGACGACCCGCCCGTCAAGCTGGTGCCGTACCCCAGCGAGGCCGCCGCGCAGGCCGCCGTGCGGCGCGGTGACGCCTACTTTGCCCTGACCATTCCGCGCGACTTCAGCCAGAAGGCCATCGCGGGCAGCAGCAGCGAACACGGCCAGCTCCACCTCTACAGCGCCCAGGGCACCAGCTACTTCGCCAGCCGGGTGGGCAGCACGGTCGCGGGCAACATCGCCGGCCGCCTCAACGAGAAGCTGGGCAGCAACCGCTGGGAAGTCGTGCAAAGCTCGCTGGCCGACGTGCAGCGGGGCTTCCGGGACATCCGGGAGGCCACCGGCAAGCTGCGCGACGGGGCCGCGAGGCTGGAAGACGGCAGCGGAACCCTGGAGCAGGGCGCGACCCAGCTCGCTTCCGGAACGGCCAGGGCCTCTCGCGGCGCACAGCAGCTTCAGGAAGGGGCCAGCAAGCTCTCGGGTGGGGTAACAGGTCTCACGGGGGGCGTGACACAGCTTAGTGGCGGTCTGAGGAAGCTGGAGGCGGCGGCCCCCGGTCAGGCCCAGCTTCAGCCGCTGGTGAACGGGGCGGCGCAGGTCGCCCAGGGCAGCACGCGGCTCGCGGGTGGGCTGAAACAGCTTCAGGGCGGCGCGGGGCAGCTCAGCAGCGGGGCGGCCAGCCTGGGCACGGGCGCGGCGCAGGTGAACACGGGAACGCGGCAGCTCGCCGGGCAGCTTCCGCAGCTCGCCACCGGGCTGGGGCAACTGCGGACGGGGGCGCAGCAGCTCAGCGCCGGGGCGGCGGAGGTCGGGAAGGGCGGAACGCAGCTTCAGGCGGGGGCCAAGCAGCTCGCCACCCAACTGCCGGCTCTCCAGCAGGGCCTGGGACAGCTCCAGACGGGCGCGGGGCAGCTCGCGGCAGGAGCGGCGGACGCCAACGCCGGTGCCCAGCGGCTGAAGGCCGGGGCCGGGCAGCTCGGGGGCCAGTTGCCGCAGCTCAGCAACGGCCTGGGGCAACTCGCGGGGGGGGCGGATCGGCTGAGCGCGGGGGCCGCCGACCTGGGCCAGGGCGTCACGCAGGTGGGCACGGGTGCCCAGGCCCTGGCAAAGCAACTGCCGCAGCTTCAGCAGGGCGTGACCCAGGCGCAGACCGGGGCCGGCAGCGTGAATGCCGGGGCGCAGCGGCTGGCGCAGGGGGCGGGGCAGCTCGCGGCCAGCGTCGAGAAGAACCCGCTGGCCCCCGCCGAACTCCGGCAGGGCACCCAGGAACTGGCCGCCGGGGCGGCGCAGCTTCAGACGGGAACGCAGAGCCTCTCGCAGGGCCTCACACAGCTTCAGGCGGGCAGCGCGGCGGCCAGCCAGGGCGCGGGGCAGCTGGCCGCCGGGACCGGAAAACTCGCGGCTGGGGCCACCCATCTCCAGAGCGGGGCCGCCACCCTTGCCCAGAATGCCCGCAAGGCGCAGCAGGGCGCGCAGGGGGCGGTGACGGGAGCGGAGCAACTGGCGACCGGGGCCGCGCAGCTCGCGGCCGGCACGCAGAAGCTCCAGGCGGGCGCGCAGCAACTCGCCGGCCGGCTGGGTGAGGCCGCCAGCGGCAGCACCGCCGCCGTGAAGGGCGCGGGGCAGCTCGCCGCCGGAGCCGGACAACTGGCGACCGGCGCGCAGAGGCTCCAGAGCGGGGCCGCTACCCTGGCGCAGAAGACAGGGGAGGCGGCAGCCGGAGCGCAGAAGGCCACCGCTGGGACCGCTCAACTGGCGGCCGGCACCCAGAAGCTCCAGCAGGGCGCGGCGCAGCTCCGCACCGGCGCGGCCACCCTCGCGCAGCGGACCGGTGAGGCGGCGGCGGGCGCGCAGACGCTGGCGACCGGGGCGCAGAGCCTTCAGCAGGGCGTGCAGAAGGCCGTGCAGGGCAGCGTGCAGGTCAAGTCGGCGCTGGGGACCATCACGGGCAAGCTGCCCGCCCAGCAGGACCTCGACCGCCTCAGCAGCGGCGCGCGGACCCTCGCCACGAGCAGCGGCGACCTGGCCAAGGGCGTGGGGCAGCTTCAGACCGGGGCGCAGCAGCTCCAGGCGGGGGCGGGGGACCTGCACTCGGGCGCGGCGGGGCTGCGGGACGGCCTCGACCAGCTCTACCGCCGGGTGCCCGCCCGCACCGAGCAGCTCGGCGGCGACCCGGAAGGCCTCTCGGCCAGCGTGCAGGTGGCCGAGACGCATACCGCGAGCGTGCCCAACAACGGCTCGGCCTTTGCCCCGTACTTCGTCACGCTGGCGCTGTGGGTGGGCGGCACGCTGACCACCTTCATCTTTCCCTACCTGCTGCTGCCCGAGAGTGGGCGCGGCACCGGGCAACTGGCGCGCGTGCTGCGCAAGTTCACCGTGCCCGCCTTCTACGTGGTGGCGCAGGCCCTGATCGTGGTGCTGGGGCTGCACCTGCTGGGCGTGACGTACCTGCACCCCGGCCTGGTGGTCCTGACCGCCACGCTCGCCAGCCTGACCTTCATGATGCTGATTCTGGCCCTGAACCTGCTGCTGGGCGCGGCGGGCCGCCTGCTCGCGCTGGTGCTGCTGGTGGTGCAGCTCGCGGCGTCGGGCGGGTCCTTTCCGGTCGAGCTGTCCTCGGGATTCTTCCGCAGCATCCACGCCGTCATCCCCGCGACCGACGCGGTCAACGCCCTGCGCTCGGCCATGTTCGGCTCCTACGAGGGGCAGTACGGCGTGTTTATCGGGCGGATGGGGCTGGTCGCGCTGGTGAGCTTCGGGGTGGCGCTGCTGAGCCGCCGCCGCTGGCAGTTCACGCCCGACGAGAAGTTCCGCTCGCCCATCATCACCGACGTGGGCTGA
- a CDS encoding TIGR00730 family Rossman fold protein produces the protein MTQPQPVTHYELDRMAEDAWRMFRILGEFATGFDRLAHLRVPAVTVFGSARTAIKDRYYGLAEHLGGELARAGFAVMTGGGPGIMQAANKGAYEAGGVSVGLNIILPHEQRPNPYQTLSLDFEYFHARKVMLAKYASAFVVFPGGFGTLDELSEILTLVQTQKMHPLPIYLVGEAHWRGLVDWFTQTLVAEGAIAPDDLKLFKVVDDVTTIPGDVRRYHDPQVPDSFKRPGPEDRAQARGDSPALPQGAEG, from the coding sequence ATGACCCAGCCGCAGCCCGTCACCCACTACGAACTCGACCGCATGGCCGAAGACGCCTGGCGGATGTTCCGCATCCTGGGGGAGTTCGCCACCGGCTTCGACCGGCTCGCGCACCTGCGGGTGCCCGCCGTGACGGTGTTCGGCAGCGCCCGCACCGCCATCAAGGACCGCTACTACGGGCTGGCCGAGCACCTCGGGGGCGAACTCGCGCGGGCGGGCTTCGCGGTGATGACGGGCGGCGGCCCCGGCATCATGCAGGCGGCCAACAAGGGGGCCTACGAGGCCGGGGGCGTCAGCGTGGGCCTCAACATCATCCTGCCGCACGAGCAGCGCCCCAACCCGTACCAGACCCTCAGCCTGGACTTCGAGTATTTCCACGCGCGCAAGGTGATGCTCGCCAAGTACGCCTCGGCCTTCGTGGTGTTTCCGGGCGGCTTCGGCACCCTCGACGAACTCTCGGAAATCCTGACGCTGGTGCAGACCCAGAAGATGCACCCCCTGCCCATCTACCTGGTGGGCGAGGCCCACTGGCGCGGGCTGGTGGACTGGTTTACGCAAACCCTGGTGGCGGAGGGCGCGATTGCCCCCGACGACCTGAAGCTGTTCAAGGTCGTGGACGACGTGACCACGATTCCGGGCGACGTGCGCCGCTACCACGACCCCCAGGTCCCCGACAGCTTCAAGCGCCCTGGCCCCGAGGACCGGGCACAGGCACGGGGCGACTCGCCCGCGCTGCCGCAGGGCGCGGAGGGATAG
- a CDS encoding aldose epimerase family protein: MHEPDSHQPDHFQPDRAAGTVTPRSWGTTPAGEEVILYELRVPGGLEAHVMNYGGVLVRLLAPDRHGTPEDLVLGHDRAAPYFDRQTSPYFGALIGRYANRIAGGRFSLGGQTYTLARNDGPNALHGGPGGFDQRLWDSRAVMGADGPGVVLTYLSRDGEEGYPGNLTVQVTYTLLPEGALRIDYAAQTDAPTVLNLTNHTYWNLSGQARRDILDHELTVHADAITPVDATLIPTGQFLPVPGTPFDFRRPRRIGTSVDDQDPQLRAAGGYDHNFVLGDVGEGGDLRHAATLHDPTSGRQMEVHTTQHGLQVYSGNFLDGSIVGKGGQPYGHRWAVCLETQHFPDSPHQPGFPGTVLLPAQVFRSRTIYAFSAR; the protein is encoded by the coding sequence ATGCACGAGCCAGACAGCCATCAGCCAGACCACTTCCAGCCAGACCGAGCCGCCGGAACAGTCACGCCGCGCTCCTGGGGCACAACGCCCGCGGGCGAGGAAGTCATCCTCTACGAACTCCGTGTGCCGGGCGGCCTGGAAGCGCACGTCATGAACTATGGCGGCGTGCTGGTGCGCCTGCTGGCCCCTGACCGCCACGGCACCCCGGAGGACCTCGTGCTGGGGCATGACCGGGCCGCCCCCTACTTCGACCGGCAGACCTCCCCGTACTTCGGTGCCCTGATCGGCCGGTATGCCAACCGCATCGCCGGGGGCCGCTTCTCGCTGGGGGGCCAGACCTACACCCTGGCGCGGAACGACGGCCCCAATGCCCTGCACGGCGGGCCGGGGGGCTTCGACCAGCGTCTCTGGGACAGCCGGGCCGTAATGGGCGCGGACGGCCCCGGCGTGGTCCTGACCTATCTCAGCCGTGACGGCGAGGAAGGCTATCCGGGCAACCTGACCGTCCAGGTGACGTACACCCTTCTCCCCGAGGGGGCCTTGCGGATCGACTACGCCGCCCAGACCGACGCCCCCACCGTCCTCAACCTCACCAACCACACCTACTGGAACCTGAGCGGGCAGGCCCGCCGTGACATCCTCGACCACGAGCTGACCGTCCATGCGGACGCCATCACCCCGGTGGACGCCACGCTGATTCCCACAGGCCAGTTCCTGCCCGTGCCCGGCACGCCCTTCGACTTCCGCCGGCCCCGGCGCATCGGTACCAGCGTGGACGACCAGGACCCGCAGTTGCGGGCGGCCGGGGGCTACGACCACAACTTCGTGCTGGGGGACGTGGGAGAAGGCGGCGATCTGCGGCACGCCGCGACCCTCCACGATCCCACCTCCGGGCGGCAGATGGAGGTCCACACGACCCAGCACGGACTTCAGGTGTATTCGGGCAACTTTCTGGACGGCAGCATTGTCGGGAAGGGCGGGCAGCCCTACGGCCACCGCTGGGCCGTCTGCCTCGAAACCCAGCACTTCCCGGACTCGCCCCACCAGCCGGGCTTTCCGGGCACGGTGCTGCTTCCCGCGCAGGTCTTCCGGTCGCGCACCATTTACGCCTTCTCTGCCCGTTGA
- a CDS encoding branched-chain amino acid aminotransferase yields the protein MGHRAHKEQTDMSSKNIDWQNLGFSYIKTDLRYLSHWKDGAWDDGVLTEDNRVHISEGSTALHYGQQCFEGLKAYRQRDGSVALFRPDQNALRMQASCERLLMPPVPTEKFIDACVQVVRANLDYLPPYGTGGALYLRPFVVGVGDNLGVRTAPEFLFSVFCVPVGAYFKGGLTPANFVVSGYDRAAPHGTGAAKVGGNYAASLLPGYQAKERGFADAIYLDPETHTKIEEVGAANFFAITRDGRFVTPRSPSILPSITKYSLLHLAHERLGLEVEEGDVYIDRLDEYAEAGACGTAAVITPIGGIQHGDDFHVFYSETEVGPVTRRLYDELVGIQFGDVEAPAGWLVRVE from the coding sequence CTGGGCCACCGGGCGCACAAGGAGCAAACAGACATGAGCAGCAAGAACATCGACTGGCAGAACCTGGGCTTCAGCTACATCAAGACCGACCTGCGGTACCTCTCGCACTGGAAGGACGGGGCCTGGGACGACGGCGTGCTGACGGAGGACAACCGCGTCCACATCAGCGAGGGGTCCACCGCCCTGCACTACGGGCAGCAGTGTTTCGAGGGCCTCAAGGCCTACCGCCAGCGCGACGGGTCGGTGGCCCTCTTCCGCCCCGACCAGAACGCGCTGCGGATGCAGGCGAGCTGCGAGCGACTCTTGATGCCGCCCGTCCCGACCGAGAAGTTCATCGACGCCTGCGTGCAGGTGGTGCGGGCCAACCTCGACTACCTGCCGCCCTACGGCACCGGCGGCGCGCTCTACCTGCGCCCCTTCGTGGTCGGCGTGGGGGACAACCTGGGCGTGCGGACCGCGCCGGAGTTCCTCTTCTCAGTGTTCTGCGTGCCGGTGGGGGCCTACTTCAAGGGCGGCCTGACCCCCGCCAACTTCGTCGTCTCGGGCTACGACCGCGCCGCGCCGCACGGCACCGGGGCCGCCAAGGTGGGCGGAAACTACGCCGCCAGCCTGCTGCCCGGCTACCAGGCCAAGGAACGCGGCTTTGCCGACGCCATCTATCTCGACCCCGAGACGCACACCAAGATCGAGGAGGTCGGCGCGGCCAACTTCTTCGCCATCACGCGCGACGGGCGGTTCGTCACCCCGCGCTCGCCCTCGATTCTGCCCAGCATCACCAAGTACTCGCTGCTGCACCTCGCCCACGAGCGCCTGGGGCTGGAGGTCGAGGAGGGCGACGTCTACATCGACCGCCTGGACGAGTACGCCGAGGCCGGGGCCTGCGGCACGGCGGCCGTCATCACGCCCATCGGCGGCATCCAGCACGGCGACGACTTCCACGTCTTTTACAGCGAGACCGAAGTCGGCCCCGTGACCCGCCGCCTGTACGACGAACTGGTCGGCATCCAGTTCGGAGATGTCGAGGCCCCCGCGGGCTGGCTGGTCCGGGTGGAGTAA